The following coding sequences are from one Oncorhynchus clarkii lewisi isolate Uvic-CL-2024 chromosome 20, UVic_Ocla_1.0, whole genome shotgun sequence window:
- the LOC139375975 gene encoding prostaglandin G/H synthase 2-like — MNKVICVVLLSNVWIYFCEGVDPCCAQPCENRGLCNSKGFDDYECECTRTGYYGKNCTTPEFLTWIKISLKPAPNTVHYFLTHYKGVWNVINKISFVRNAIMSYVLTSRSHLVDSPPTYNSDYGYKSWEAYSNLSYYTRTLPPLPKGCPTPMGTAGRAVLPDAKLVVEKVMLRKRFIPDPQGSNLMFAFFAQHFTHQFFKSDFKKGPAFTKALGHGVDLHHVYGDTLERQHKLRQFKNGKLKYQVVNGEVYPPLVREVGVEMHYPPHVIEEHRFAVGHELFGLVPGLMMYATIWLREHNRVCDVMMQEHPEWDDERIFQTTRLILIGETIKIVIEDYVQHLSGYHFQLKFDPELLFNQRFQYQNRIAAEFNTLYHWHPLMPDTFNIEGRAYTYPQFVFNNSLVTEHGINNLVESFTKQIAGRVAGGRNLPPSVVGVAAKALEHSRDMRYQSLNAYRKRFNMRAYSSFEDLTGEKELAAELESLYGEVDAVELYPGLLVERPRPNSVFGETMIEMGSPYSLKGLLGNPICSPEYWMPSTFGGIVGFDIVNTASLERLVCSNVKGPCPMVSFQVPDFFRVFEQASANASETHPSDVNPGVLLKERTSEL, encoded by the exons ATGAATAAAGTAATCTGCGTTGTTTTGCTCTCTAACGTCTGGATCTATTTCTGCGAAGGAG TGGACCCTTGCTGTGCACAACCATGTGAAAATAGGGGTTTATGTAATTCAAAAGGCTTCGACGACTATGAGTGCGAATGCACAAGAACTGGATATTATGGAAAGAACTGCACAACTC CTGAATTCCTAACATGGATAAAGATATCATTGAAACCAGCCCCGAACACTGTGCACTACTTCCTTACACACTACAAAGGGGTGTGGAATGTCATCAACAAGATCAGTTTTGTGAGAAATGCTATCATGAGCTATGTCTTGACAT CCCGCTCACATTTGGTGGACAGCCCACCGACTTACAATTCTGATTATGGCTACAAGAGCTGGGAAGCTTACTCCAACCTGTCTTACTATACACGGACCCTTCCCCCATTGCCAAAGGGCTGTCCTACACCTATGGGAACTGCAG GAAGAGCCGTGCTTCCAGATGCCAAGCTTGTGGTGGAGAAGGTTATGTTGAGGAAGCGGTTCATTCCGGATCCTCAGGGTTCCAATCTCATGTTCGCCTTCTTCGCCCAGCACTTCACCCACCAGTTTTTCAAATCAGACTTCAAGAAAGGACCAGCTTTCACCAAAGCCTTGGGCCATGGC GTGGACTTACACCATGTCTATGGAGACACTCTGGAGAGACAGCACAAGCTGAGGCAGTTCAAGAATGGCAAACTAAAGTATCAGGTTGTGAATGGCGAGGTCTACCCCCCATTGGTAAGGGAGGTTGGGGTCGAGATGCACTATCCACCCCACGTGATCGAGGAGCACCGCTTCGCTGTGGGCCACGAGCTTTTCGGCCTGGTCCCCGGTCTCATGATGTATGCCACCATCTGGCTGAGAGAGCACAACCGCGTCTGTGACGTCATGATGCAGGAGCATCCCGAATGGGACGACGAACGCATTTTCCAGACCACACGCCTCATCCTAATTG GCGAGACCATAAAGATCGTGATCGAGGACTACGTCCAGCACCTGAGTGGCTACCACTTCCAGCTCAAGTTCGACCCGGAGCTCCTGTTCAACCAGCGCTTCCAGTACCAGAACCGTATTGCAGCTGAGTTCAATACCCTGTACCACTGGCACCCACTAATGCCTGACACCTTCAACATCGAGGGCCGCGCCTACACCTACCCCCAGTTTGTCTTCAACAACTCCCTGGTTACAGAGCACGGCATCAACAACCTGGTGGAGTCCTTCACCAAGCAGATCGCTGGAAGG GTGGCTGGTGGGCGTAACCTGCCTCCTTCAGTAGTGGGCGTGGCAGCTAAGGCCCTGGAGCACAGCAGAGACATGCGTTACCAGTCCCTCAACGCCTACAGGAAACGCTTCAACATGAGGGCCTACTCCTCTTTCGAGGATctcacag gagagaaagagctgGCTGCAGAGCTGGAGAGTCTATATGGAGAAGTGGATGCTGTGGAGCTGTACCCAGGCCTTCTGGTGGAGCGCCCCAGACCTAACTCTGTCTTCGGGGAGACTATGATTGAAATGGGCTCCCCTTATTCCCTGAAAGGTCTCCTGGGAAACCCCATTTGCTCGCCGGAATACTGGATGCCCAGCACGTTCGGAGGGATTGTGGGCTTTGACATCGTCAACACTGCTTCATTGGAGAGGCTGGTGTGCAGCAATGTCAAAGGTCCTTGTCCTATGGTGTCTTTTCAAGTGCCAGATTTTTTTAGAGTGTTTGAGCAGGCATCAGCCAACGCAAGTGAGACACACCCGAGTGATGTGAACCCAGGTGTTCTGCTGAAAGAAAGGACTTCCGAGCTTTAA